A genomic region of Arcobacter sp. F155 contains the following coding sequences:
- a CDS encoding ABC transporter substrate-binding protein → MIKYIFIFTLIFVLSYIKLNRNEFNEDTLYLGTSLPKTGIMKAMGHNVYVGANAYFNYANEIGLLPDNKKIKLLWYDDKYEPELTKENLSKLIDSNRLFALFGLVGTPTVKNILPELTKLEIPFIAPFTGASFLRNEQLSSFINFRSSYQEEIDQIVTYLHDKKGIKRFAVFYQNDTFGEEGYVSLIKSLSNKRLNIEGEGMYKRNTLSIRHAFLEIKSHNPEAIIMIGAYEANAHFIKKAKEDKSFKDTIFCNISFGDANEMVNELNDSTSNILFSQVVPPYYDNRIRIVAEYRNIMKKYFPKEPLGFISLEAFLAAKTTVEAIRQIDGDITQAKFLKAIKNLPTNTLEGIKLKYKNHQLLNKVYLYEYKNNNFKEIKYD, encoded by the coding sequence TTGATAAAATATATTTTTATATTTACTTTAATATTTGTTTTAAGTTATATAAAACTAAATAGAAATGAGTTTAATGAAGATACTTTATATTTAGGAACCTCACTTCCTAAAACTGGTATTATGAAAGCCATGGGACACAATGTTTATGTTGGTGCCAATGCATATTTTAACTACGCAAATGAAATTGGACTTCTTCCTGATAACAAAAAAATCAAGCTTCTTTGGTATGATGATAAATATGAACCTGAACTTACAAAAGAGAACTTAAGTAAACTAATTGACAGCAATAGGCTTTTTGCACTTTTTGGTTTAGTGGGAACTCCTACAGTAAAAAACATCTTACCAGAACTAACAAAACTAGAGATCCCATTTATTGCTCCATTTACAGGCGCTTCATTTTTAAGAAATGAACAACTTTCAAGTTTTATAAACTTTAGAAGCTCTTATCAAGAAGAGATAGATCAAATTGTCACATATCTACATGATAAAAAAGGTATTAAAAGATTTGCAGTTTTCTATCAAAATGATACCTTTGGTGAAGAAGGTTATGTATCCCTAATTAAATCCCTTAGTAATAAAAGGTTAAATATTGAAGGTGAAGGAATGTATAAAAGAAACACTCTTTCAATAAGACATGCCTTTTTAGAAATCAAATCTCATAATCCTGAAGCAATAATTATGATTGGAGCATACGAAGCAAATGCTCATTTTATAAAAAAAGCAAAAGAAGATAAAAGTTTTAAAGATACAATTTTCTGCAATATCTCATTTGGTGATGCAAATGAAATGGTAAATGAACTTAATGATTCAACATCAAATATTCTTTTTTCACAAGTTGTTCCACCATATTATGATAATAGAATCAGAATAGTAGCAGAGTATAGAAACATAATGAAAAAGTATTTTCCTAAAGAGCCATTAGGTTTTATCTCTTTAGAAGCTTTCCTTGCAGCTAAAACAACAGTTGAAGCAATAAGACAAATTGATGGAGATATAACACAAGCTAAGTTTTTAAAAGCAATTAAAAACCTACCTACTAATACATTAGAAGGTATAAAACTTAAATATAAAAACCATCAGCTTTTAAATAAAGTATATTTATATGAATATAAAAACAATAACTTCAAAGAGATAAAATATGATTAA
- a CDS encoding sensor histidine kinase, with product MIKKVWSYFDDLPFSYKTSILIFIITGGMISIIILSQISIYTLKNDFDILFEKRTKPIIKLEKIKDTYKINIYDTLYDIQKNNITIKQSKEIILLGQQLINKNWDSYLKTSKDANFKKSYVTRKINELFGVTYHSSSQILQDSIISNINNKILELHRKIQRAVKLLEEGQSQETSELINEIYFEINSINIYITNLSNYDLNLAISERRETLKTFSTLTTVLNVSIVFVFLFSIILSILLINNFRKLHFRLEDAVDEKTKELQELNDYLEIKIQKEVANSRKKDLIMFQQSKLASLGEMLGNIAHQWRQPLGSLMMIIQSFQTKMELGKLSFEFVEQKTNDAILLAENMSNTLEDFQNFFSPNKDKSSFSLKECVEHSIELSKYILERDNINLRLIVEKDLKIYGFYNELSHVFLNIISNSKDALKNLKKDRYIKIIIKEHKGHARINIYDNGEGIDENILPQIFEPYYTTKYKSAGTGIGLYMSKQIIERHMNGNIKCKNVFNKIDGYNLEHGALFIIDIPIDKQIEGTN from the coding sequence ATGATTAAAAAAGTTTGGTCTTATTTCGACGATTTACCCTTTTCTTATAAAACTTCTATTTTAATATTTATTATCACAGGTGGAATGATTTCTATTATTATTCTTTCTCAAATATCAATTTATACTTTAAAAAATGACTTTGATATCCTTTTTGAAAAAAGAACTAAACCTATTATCAAACTAGAAAAAATCAAAGATACTTACAAAATAAATATCTATGACACTTTATATGATATTCAAAAAAACAATATCACTATAAAACAATCGAAAGAGATAATCCTTTTAGGACAACAACTTATTAATAAAAACTGGGATAGTTATCTAAAGACTTCAAAAGATGCGAACTTTAAAAAGTCTTATGTTACTAGAAAAATTAATGAGCTATTTGGAGTAACTTATCACTCTAGTAGTCAAATTTTACAAGATAGTATTATTTCAAATATAAATAATAAGATTTTAGAGTTACATAGAAAAATCCAAAGAGCAGTAAAACTTTTAGAAGAAGGTCAATCACAAGAAACCTCAGAGCTAATCAATGAAATCTATTTTGAGATTAATTCAATTAATATTTATATTACAAATCTTTCTAACTATGACCTAAACCTAGCAATTAGTGAAAGAAGAGAAACATTAAAAACTTTTAGTACTTTAACAACTGTATTAAATGTCTCTATTGTATTTGTGTTTTTATTCTCAATTATTTTATCAATTTTACTAATCAACAACTTTAGAAAACTTCACTTTAGACTTGAAGATGCAGTTGATGAAAAAACAAAAGAGTTACAAGAGCTTAATGACTATCTTGAAATCAAAATTCAAAAAGAAGTAGCAAACTCTAGAAAAAAAGATTTAATCATGTTCCAGCAATCAAAGCTTGCTTCTCTTGGAGAGATGCTTGGAAATATTGCCCATCAATGGAGACAACCTTTAGGTTCTTTAATGATGATTATTCAATCCTTCCAAACAAAGATGGAACTTGGAAAACTATCTTTTGAGTTTGTTGAACAAAAAACAAATGATGCAATACTTCTTGCTGAAAATATGTCAAACACACTAGAAGATTTTCAAAACTTCTTTAGCCCAAATAAAGACAAGTCTTCATTTAGTTTAAAAGAGTGTGTTGAACACTCAATTGAGCTATCAAAGTATATTTTAGAAAGAGATAATATCAACCTAAGACTAATAGTTGAAAAAGATTTAAAAATTTATGGCTTTTATAATGAGTTATCTCATGTATTTTTAAATATAATCTCTAATTCAAAAGATGCCCTTAAAAATCTAAAAAAAGATAGATATATTAAAATTATCATCAAAGAACACAAAGGTCATGCTAGAATAAATATCTATGATAATGGTGAAGGAATTGACGAAAATATCCTTCCTCAAATCTTTGAACCATACTATACTACTAAATATAAAAGTGCAGGAACTGGTATTGGACTTTATATGTCAAAGCAAATTATTGAAAGACATATGAATGGTAATATAAAATGTAAGAATGTTTTTAATAAAATAGACGGATACAATTTAGAGCATGGTGCATTATTTATTATAGATATACCAATTGACAAACAAATAGAAGGAACAAACTAA
- a CDS encoding response regulator, whose translation MSERDLNILNKFNILYLEDDKSLLTHTKDILDDFVANVYAVNTSKEALQILDTKKVDVIISDILLENENGIDFLRSLKENEHINIPAILTTAHTDTKYLLDAIKLKVENYIVKPINIKELLNTLHDVLFPIIQSQEIEKNSNIIKTISAITDSKQVDVVKYIVGNLDKENLLHSSYSDIMNEISISKPTLIKLFKDLAAKDILTKVAHKTYKFNEKALDII comes from the coding sequence ATGTCAGAAAGAGACCTAAATATTTTAAATAAGTTTAATATTCTTTATTTAGAAGATGACAAATCCCTATTAACTCATACAAAAGATATACTTGATGATTTTGTTGCAAATGTTTATGCAGTGAATACATCAAAAGAAGCTTTACAAATACTTGATACAAAAAAAGTAGATGTTATTATTTCTGATATTTTATTAGAAAATGAAAATGGAATAGATTTCTTACGAAGTCTAAAAGAGAATGAACATATTAATATTCCAGCTATTTTAACAACAGCTCACACTGATACAAAGTACCTACTAGATGCTATTAAGCTAAAAGTAGAGAACTATATTGTAAAACCTATAAATATCAAAGAGTTATTAAATACTTTACATGATGTTCTTTTTCCAATCATTCAATCACAAGAGATAGAAAAGAACTCAAATATTATTAAAACAATTTCTGCTATCACAGACAGTAAACAAGTTGATGTAGTAAAATATATTGTTGGAAACTTAGATAAAGAAAATCTTCTTCACTCATCATATAGTGATATTATGAATGAAATCTCTATTTCGAAACCAACACTTATAAAACTTTTTAAAGATTTAGCAGCAAAAGATATTCTTACAAAAGTAGCACATAAAACATATAAGTTTAATGAAAAAGCATTAGACATAATCTAA
- a CDS encoding ATP-binding cassette domain-containing protein produces the protein MAFNLVNESIFYDDFKAIDSLTLNIQKGEKVALLGKSGSGKSTLLKRMFELQKEFSSYIPQELGLVNNLSVFHNVYISKLDTNSLFYNIRNFIIPCKKQVSGISNILKGLLLDDKLFTKSLNLSGGQRQRVAIARAMYGQSEILLADEPVSALDEFLSKKVIEKLNSSFETVVCTMHNVDLAIENFDRVIGLKDGEVLVDKHSSELTQEDRNRLYHATK, from the coding sequence AACACTAAATATCCAAAAGGGCGAAAAGGTAGCCCTTTTGGGTAAAAGTGGAAGTGGAAAGTCGACATTATTAAAAAGAATGTTTGAATTACAAAAAGAGTTTTCTTCTTATATCCCTCAAGAGTTAGGTTTAGTAAATAACCTATCAGTTTTTCATAATGTATATATTTCAAAACTTGATACTAACTCTTTATTTTATAATATTAGAAATTTTATTATTCCATGTAAAAAACAAGTAAGTGGAATTTCTAATATTCTAAAAGGTTTATTACTTGATGATAAACTATTTACAAAGTCTTTAAACCTTTCTGGTGGTCAGAGACAAAGAGTGGCAATTGCAAGAGCAATGTATGGACAAAGTGAAATCTTACTTGCAGATGAACCAGTTTCAGCTTTAGATGAGTTTTTATCAAAAAAAGTTATTGAAAAACTTAACTCTTCTTTTGAAACAGTAGTTTGTACAATGCATAATGTTGATTTAGCAATAGAAAACTTTGATAGAGTAATAGGTTTAAAAGATGGGGAAGTATTAGTAGACAAACACTCTTCAGAACTTACACAAGAAGATAGAAACAGACTTTACCATGCTACAAAGTAA
- a CDS encoding type II toxin-antitoxin system antitoxin SocA domain-containing protein — protein MKIDITKIANAILYMLEKDVKHLNDRKVAILLFLMDFENQKKTGEKIFNEDYIKDKRNPEPVVIGEIFEIIANSEDLDEEDERLYIIQELLDYLDIEVLTKDKFIELKFIKMEEEFDKSLFSRKELNSIEAVIEKYGEDTARKVANATFKIQKVRDTALNEIII, from the coding sequence TTGAAAATTGATATTACAAAGATTGCAAATGCAATTTTATATATGCTTGAAAAAGATGTAAAACATCTAAATGACAGAAAGGTAGCTATTCTACTTTTTTTAATGGATTTTGAGAACCAAAAGAAAACTGGTGAAAAAATATTTAATGAAGACTATATAAAAGATAAAAGAAATCCTGAACCAGTTGTTATTGGTGAGATTTTTGAGATTATTGCAAATAGTGAAGACCTAGATGAAGAAGATGAGAGATTATATATTATTCAAGAGTTACTTGACTATTTAGATATTGAAGTTCTTACAAAAGATAAATTTATAGAATTAAAATTTATAAAGATGGAAGAAGAGTTTGATAAATCACTTTTCTCAAGAAAAGAGTTAAATAGTATTGAAGCTGTTATTGAAAAATATGGTGAAGATACTGCAAGAAAAGTTGCTAATGCAACATTTAAAATTCAAAAAGTTAGAGATACTGCTTTAAATGAAATTATTATCTAA
- a CDS encoding ABC transporter permease: MLQSKSLNVSVIFLAVAVVSFIFADFSISTLEPFLELKRFSLALFEINVLEVPKLIPALFTTISIAVVAMLVSSIIGFFLALIFENFFVRTTLAFTRAIHELFWALIFLQIFGLNTLTALLAIILPYSAILAKVYAEILQEHDTFPNELKGKSKVSYYLYTKIPDAFPHLVAYTYYRFECALRSTAILGFVGITTLGYYLSSSFMQGYYNEVWLLLIMFYIIIATIRWWVNKYTVIPVVVSSLFYLDDFGTVSFDNFIRFITSDIVPHPIRTDKPFSEVIAWFESIFKEEILIGVFNTILLTQISLVLTAFLALATFPLVSKKFTNKFARTLSHVFLVVLRSTPEYILAYLFLQIFGPSMLPAALALMLHNGAIIGFLMGQQTDEIDFRLDVTKKKNELYLYEVLPRIYSQFLAFLFYRWEIIMRESAILGILGVATLGFFIDSAIADFRLDKMMLLLIVTAILNICIDLISKKSRDYLKVEKSITSCGCDLK, encoded by the coding sequence ATGCTACAAAGTAAGAGTTTAAATGTATCAGTTATATTTTTAGCTGTTGCAGTTGTATCATTTATATTTGCTGACTTTTCAATCTCAACTTTAGAACCTTTTTTAGAGTTAAAAAGATTTTCACTTGCACTATTTGAGATAAATGTTTTAGAAGTTCCAAAACTAATTCCAGCTCTTTTTACTACGATTTCTATTGCGGTTGTTGCAATGCTTGTATCTTCAATCATTGGATTTTTTTTAGCCCTTATTTTTGAAAACTTTTTTGTAAGAACTACATTAGCTTTTACAAGAGCTATTCATGAACTTTTTTGGGCTTTGATTTTTTTACAAATCTTTGGTTTAAATACTTTAACTGCACTTTTAGCAATTATCTTGCCTTATAGTGCAATTTTGGCAAAAGTCTATGCGGAGATTTTACAAGAGCATGATACTTTTCCAAATGAATTAAAAGGAAAATCAAAAGTATCCTATTATCTTTATACAAAAATACCTGATGCTTTTCCCCACCTTGTAGCATATACTTATTATAGGTTTGAGTGTGCTTTAAGATCAACTGCTATTTTAGGTTTTGTAGGAATTACTACTTTAGGTTATTATCTATCTTCTTCTTTTATGCAAGGTTATTATAATGAAGTATGGTTACTTTTAATTATGTTTTATATAATCATTGCAACTATTAGATGGTGGGTAAATAAATATACTGTTATTCCTGTAGTTGTATCATCTTTATTTTATCTTGATGATTTTGGAACAGTTAGTTTTGATAACTTTATTAGGTTTATTACAAGTGATATAGTTCCTCATCCTATAAGAACAGATAAACCTTTTTCAGAAGTGATTGCTTGGTTTGAATCTATTTTTAAAGAGGAGATTTTAATTGGAGTTTTTAATACAATTTTATTAACTCAGATTTCTTTGGTTTTAACAGCTTTTTTAGCTCTTGCAACTTTTCCTTTAGTTTCAAAGAAGTTTACAAACAAGTTTGCACGAACTCTTTCTCATGTATTTTTAGTAGTTTTAAGGTCAACTCCTGAGTATATCTTAGCATATCTATTTTTACAGATTTTTGGACCATCTATGCTTCCTGCTGCACTTGCACTTATGCTTCATAATGGAGCGATAATAGGTTTTCTTATGGGACAACAAACAGATGAAATAGACTTTAGACTTGATGTAACAAAAAAGAAAAATGAACTTTACTTATATGAAGTATTACCAAGAATCTATTCTCAATTTTTAGCTTTCCTTTTCTACAGATGGGAAATAATTATGAGAGAATCAGCTATCTTAGGGATATTAGGAGTTGCTACTTTAGGTTTCTTTATTGATTCTGCAATTGCTGATTTTAGACTTGATAAGATGATGTTATTATTAATAGTAACAGCTATTTTAAATATCTGTATTGATTTGATTTCTAAAAAGAGTAGGGACTATTTAAAAGTAGAAAAGAGTATTACCTCTTGTGGATGTGATTTAAAATAA